A genome region from Crateriforma spongiae includes the following:
- a CDS encoding ATP-dependent DNA ligase, whose translation MIRFAQLFARLDETTKTNEKIDAIAEYLDDASPADAAWAVYFLSGQRRRRSVPTKSLRQWAGAVAGLSDWLVDESYHAVGDLAETISLIVPPGDEISDLTLAQWVSQRLDPLASMDETAQRQAVLRIWNETNMPTRLVAMKLITGAFRVGVSKRLVTRALAKHSGVPVDVVADRLMGQWQPSEEAYRRWTDPTTPDRISSQPYPFCLAHPIDSASDVSTLGPREDYLAEWKWDGIRGQLIRRDGKSFLWSRGEELMENRWPEIESAAQWLPDGTVLDGEILATAADGTVMPFAQLQRRINRKTVGKKLLAEVPVVFHVFDLLEIDGVDLRDQPLEVRRQRLDQTLAQIDHPHLRPTEILSEPSWDDLATIRQTSRQRRSEGLMLKRIDSKYDVGRVRGTWWKWKVDPFTIDAVLIYAQKGHGKRASLFTDYTFALWNDGELVPFAKAYSGLDDAEIRKVDRFVRDHTDEAFGPVRRVTPSLVMELAFEGLQVSTRHKSGIATRFPRIVRWRHDKGPQDANSLDELKAMMPDGS comes from the coding sequence GTGATCCGATTTGCACAGTTGTTCGCCCGGCTGGACGAAACCACCAAGACGAACGAAAAAATTGATGCCATCGCCGAATACCTGGACGACGCGAGCCCGGCCGATGCAGCATGGGCCGTGTACTTCTTGTCCGGTCAACGCCGTCGACGCAGCGTTCCGACGAAATCATTGCGTCAATGGGCGGGGGCAGTCGCGGGGTTGTCCGACTGGTTGGTCGATGAGTCGTATCACGCCGTCGGCGATCTTGCCGAAACCATTTCGTTGATCGTCCCGCCCGGTGACGAGATCAGTGATTTGACGTTGGCCCAGTGGGTCAGTCAGCGTTTGGATCCTTTGGCATCGATGGACGAAACGGCACAGCGTCAGGCGGTGCTGCGGATCTGGAACGAAACCAACATGCCGACTCGGTTGGTGGCCATGAAGCTGATCACCGGTGCGTTTCGCGTGGGGGTCAGCAAACGTTTGGTCACACGAGCCTTGGCGAAGCATTCCGGCGTTCCGGTCGACGTGGTGGCTGATCGTTTGATGGGTCAGTGGCAGCCGAGCGAGGAAGCTTATCGGCGTTGGACCGATCCCACCACGCCGGATCGAATCAGCAGCCAGCCGTATCCGTTCTGCTTGGCCCATCCGATCGATTCCGCAAGTGATGTGTCGACCCTAGGGCCGCGAGAAGACTACCTGGCCGAATGGAAATGGGATGGAATTCGCGGACAACTGATCCGCCGTGACGGCAAGTCGTTCTTGTGGTCGCGGGGCGAAGAGCTGATGGAAAACCGTTGGCCCGAAATCGAATCGGCTGCGCAGTGGTTGCCCGACGGCACCGTGCTGGATGGTGAAATCTTGGCGACGGCGGCCGACGGAACGGTGATGCCGTTTGCACAACTGCAACGACGCATCAATCGCAAAACGGTCGGGAAAAAATTATTGGCCGAGGTCCCGGTGGTTTTTCACGTCTTTGATTTGCTGGAGATCGACGGTGTGGATTTGCGTGACCAGCCGCTGGAAGTTCGCCGACAGCGGTTGGACCAGACGTTGGCCCAAATCGACCATCCGCATCTGAGGCCGACAGAGATCTTGAGCGAACCCAGTTGGGATGATCTGGCGACGATTCGGCAAACCAGTCGCCAGCGTCGTAGCGAAGGATTGATGTTGAAGCGGATCGATTCGAAATACGACGTTGGACGTGTCCGCGGTACTTGGTGGAAATGGAAAGTCGATCCGTTCACGATCGACGCCGTGCTGATTTATGCGCAAAAAGGTCACGGTAAACGAGCGAGTTTGTTTACCGATTACACGTTCGCGTTGTGGAACGATGGCGAACTGGTCCCGTTCGCAAAGGCGTACAGCGGGCTGGACGACGCGGAGATCCGCAAGGTCGATCGATTCGTGCGTGACCATACCGACGAAGCGTTCGGGCCGGTGCGACGTGTGACCCCGTCGTTGGTGATGGAATTGGCTTTCGAAGGTTTGCAGGTCAGCACACGGCACAAGAGCGGCATCGCGACTCGGTTTCCTCGTATCGTTCGCTGGCGTCATGATAAAGGTCCCCAGGACGCTAATTCGCTGGACGAACTGAAAGCGATGATGCCCGATGGTTCGTGA
- a CDS encoding ligase-associated DNA damage response DEXH box helicase, with amino-acid sequence MFASQGWKPFRFQRSAWRAYRNGESGLVHSATGTGKTLAVWMGPILQWLDQNPDRERWDAKRPPAARVLWITPLRALAQDTENALRQPIDALGLPWSLQSRTGDSSTSQKSRQLRRLPTALVTTPESLCLMLTHEKLHSAFAGLQAVVVDEWHELLGTKRGVQTELALARLRRLQPGLRVWGVSATLGNLDDAMESLLGPTSADTGRLIQGYTKKKIQLESIIPKRIDRFPWSGHIGTRMVPQVAECLDAVNSALVFANTRSQTEIWYQSLLKHRPDWAGRIALHHGSLDGSVRRWVEDGLRDGSLKAVVCTSSLDLGVDFTAVDLVVQIGSPKGAARLLQRAGRSGHQPDAASRLVFVPTNAIELIELAAAQQAIADGALESRPLLSKPLDVLAQHVVTVAIGGGFDDKTLLDEVRSTASYQNLTDGEWRWILDFVVQGGASLHAYPEFHRVQRQGNRYQVTERRIATMHRMNIGTIVSDAAMKVKFLKGNTLGTAEESFLSKLNPGEKFLFAGRLVALVRVKDNVAYVRRAKGEPDSVPRWMGGRMPLSSELSRQLREKLHQAADGVLIGREMKSLKGLLELQQRWSRLPRVDELLIESIKTRGGYQLFVFPFEGRLVHEGMAALLAYRMTRRIKTTFTMACNDYGIVLQSPHPVDVADAIDHGLFASEQLVADILDSMNSTEMAKRQFRQIARVAGLIQQGYPGRQKSAGHLQASSNLFFDVFRQYDPDNMLLRQAEQEVLEFQLETDRMSTALDRIENSNVVVTAPDRVTPLSFPLLVDKLRERVSSETLAQRIQRMQQQLEKAAGAE; translated from the coding sequence ATGTTTGCCTCACAGGGATGGAAGCCGTTTCGTTTCCAACGCTCGGCGTGGCGGGCTTACCGAAACGGTGAAAGCGGTCTGGTCCATTCCGCGACCGGGACCGGAAAGACGTTGGCCGTTTGGATGGGGCCGATCTTGCAGTGGCTGGATCAAAATCCGGACCGCGAAAGATGGGATGCGAAACGTCCGCCGGCGGCACGCGTTCTGTGGATCACTCCGCTGCGGGCGCTCGCACAAGACACCGAAAACGCGTTGCGGCAACCGATCGATGCACTCGGGTTGCCGTGGTCGTTGCAATCACGCACCGGCGACAGTTCGACCAGCCAAAAGTCACGGCAACTGCGGCGCTTGCCGACGGCGCTCGTCACAACGCCGGAAAGCTTGTGCCTGATGCTGACCCATGAAAAGTTGCATTCGGCCTTTGCCGGGCTACAAGCAGTCGTGGTTGATGAATGGCACGAGCTTTTGGGCACCAAACGCGGTGTGCAGACCGAATTGGCACTCGCACGACTGCGTCGTTTGCAACCGGGGCTACGGGTTTGGGGTGTGTCGGCGACGCTCGGGAACTTGGATGACGCGATGGAGTCGCTGTTGGGTCCCACGTCCGCCGATACGGGACGTTTGATCCAAGGCTACACCAAGAAAAAGATCCAATTGGAATCGATCATTCCCAAGCGGATCGATCGTTTCCCCTGGTCCGGTCACATCGGGACTCGGATGGTGCCCCAGGTGGCCGAGTGCTTGGACGCAGTCAACAGTGCGCTGGTGTTTGCCAACACGCGGTCGCAAACGGAGATCTGGTACCAAAGTTTGTTGAAGCATCGTCCGGACTGGGCGGGACGGATCGCACTGCATCACGGTTCGCTGGATGGCAGCGTCCGGCGTTGGGTCGAAGACGGATTGCGCGACGGCAGTTTGAAAGCCGTCGTGTGCACCAGCAGCCTGGACTTGGGCGTTGATTTCACCGCCGTGGATCTGGTTGTACAGATCGGCAGTCCCAAGGGTGCGGCGCGGTTGCTGCAGCGTGCCGGCCGCAGCGGACATCAGCCCGATGCCGCCAGCCGACTGGTGTTCGTTCCGACCAACGCGATCGAGTTGATCGAATTGGCCGCGGCACAGCAAGCGATCGCCGATGGGGCATTGGAGTCACGTCCGTTGCTGTCCAAACCGCTGGACGTCCTGGCCCAGCATGTCGTCACCGTTGCGATCGGCGGCGGTTTCGATGACAAGACGCTGTTGGATGAAGTTCGATCCACGGCCAGCTATCAAAATCTGACCGATGGTGAGTGGCGTTGGATCCTGGACTTCGTCGTCCAAGGCGGCGCGTCGCTTCATGCTTATCCCGAGTTTCATCGTGTTCAGCGCCAGGGTAATCGTTATCAGGTCACCGAGCGGCGGATTGCGACGATGCATCGGATGAACATCGGCACGATCGTCAGCGACGCGGCGATGAAGGTGAAGTTTCTGAAGGGAAACACGTTGGGAACAGCGGAGGAATCCTTTCTGTCAAAACTGAATCCGGGTGAAAAGTTTTTGTTCGCCGGACGCTTGGTCGCTTTGGTTCGTGTCAAAGACAACGTCGCCTATGTCCGCCGTGCCAAGGGTGAACCCGATTCGGTGCCGCGTTGGATGGGTGGTCGGATGCCGCTGTCCAGCGAACTGAGTCGACAGTTGCGTGAAAAACTGCACCAGGCGGCGGACGGCGTCTTGATCGGCCGCGAAATGAAGTCGTTGAAAGGTCTGTTGGAATTGCAACAGCGTTGGAGCCGGCTGCCACGGGTGGACGAATTGCTGATCGAATCGATCAAGACCCGAGGTGGTTATCAGTTGTTTGTCTTTCCGTTCGAAGGCCGTTTGGTCCACGAAGGCATGGCTGCGCTATTGGCGTATCGGATGACACGCCGCATCAAGACGACGTTCACAATGGCGTGCAACGATTACGGGATCGTGTTGCAATCACCACACCCCGTGGATGTGGCCGACGCGATCGATCACGGCCTGTTCGCGTCGGAACAGTTGGTTGCGGACATTCTGGACAGCATGAATTCCACGGAAATGGCGAAGCGACAGTTTCGCCAAATCGCGCGGGTCGCGGGGCTGATCCAACAAGGCTATCCGGGGCGTCAAAAATCCGCGGGCCATCTGCAGGCCAGCAGCAATTTGTTCTTTGACGTCTTTCGGCAATACGATCCAGACAACATGCTGTTGAGACAAGCGGAACAAGAGGTATTGGAATTTCAGTTGGAAACCGACCGAATGTCGACCGCGTTGGATCGGATCGAAAATAGCAACGTGGTGGTCACGGCCCCGGATCGGGTGACGCCGCTTTCGTTTCCGCTGTTGGTCGATAAGCTTCGGGAACGCGTCAGCAGCGAGACATTGGCGCAAAGGATTCAGCGGATGCAACAGCAGTTGGAAAAGGCTGCGGGGGCGGAGTGA
- a CDS encoding sulfatase family protein, whose product MNHHVAVSSISSASPPFRLSCIGPVWLLGFVCLHAFGIGLRSANADETSAPRPNVILCMADDMGWGDVAYNGHPDLRTPHLDAMSREGIRFDRFYSGSSVCSPTRGSCYTGRNSIRFGINTANHGRLLERELVLPEIMKQHGYRTGHFGKWHLGTLTTKVKDANRGRPGNTDDYSPPWEHSVDVSFVTESKVPTWNPLQVPAEGYGHSAGAAGKEPGQFYGTHYWIGPDQSVTENVSGDDSRVVMDRALKFISDSVENDQPFMAVIWFHTPHKPTIAGGKYLQMYNDFPIDRRHYYGSITALDDQVGRLRQTLADLGVDRDTMLWYCSDNGPEGKKGKDPGTAGHLRGRKRDLLEGGIRVPGILVWPQRISEPRTLSIPCFTSDYVPTIADVLGFDLPDDRPYDGISLLPWIDGGDSKRPSPLMFEYGQSVALIDQRYKLYRPKGKNTRFQLFDLIDDPGEAQDLASEHPVLVRRYAQQLQDWRESCHQSQEKSGLR is encoded by the coding sequence ATGAACCATCACGTCGCCGTATCGTCGATTTCATCGGCATCCCCGCCCTTTCGATTGTCGTGCATCGGTCCGGTGTGGTTGCTGGGTTTCGTTTGTCTGCACGCTTTCGGCATCGGGCTTCGCAGTGCGAACGCCGATGAAACCTCCGCACCGCGTCCAAACGTCATCTTATGCATGGCCGACGACATGGGCTGGGGTGACGTCGCCTACAACGGTCACCCGGATCTGCGCACCCCGCACCTGGACGCGATGTCCCGCGAAGGCATTCGGTTTGATCGCTTTTACTCCGGTTCATCGGTTTGTTCGCCAACACGCGGCAGTTGTTACACGGGCCGCAATTCGATCCGCTTCGGCATCAACACGGCCAATCACGGTCGATTGCTGGAACGCGAACTGGTCTTGCCCGAAATCATGAAGCAGCACGGTTACCGCACGGGCCATTTCGGCAAATGGCATTTGGGAACCTTGACGACCAAAGTGAAGGATGCGAATCGCGGCCGACCGGGCAACACTGACGATTACAGCCCACCGTGGGAACACTCGGTCGACGTCTCGTTCGTCACCGAATCGAAAGTCCCCACTTGGAATCCGCTGCAGGTTCCCGCCGAAGGTTATGGACATTCCGCCGGCGCTGCGGGGAAAGAACCTGGCCAGTTTTATGGAACGCACTACTGGATCGGGCCCGACCAAAGTGTCACCGAAAACGTCAGCGGCGATGACAGTCGCGTCGTGATGGACCGCGCGTTGAAGTTCATTTCCGACAGCGTGGAAAACGACCAGCCGTTCATGGCTGTCATTTGGTTCCACACCCCACACAAGCCGACGATTGCGGGTGGCAAGTATCTGCAGATGTATAATGATTTTCCGATCGATCGCCGGCACTACTATGGGTCGATCACGGCGCTGGATGATCAGGTCGGCCGGTTGCGTCAAACGCTGGCCGACTTGGGCGTCGATCGCGATACCATGCTGTGGTATTGCAGCGACAACGGCCCGGAAGGCAAGAAGGGTAAAGATCCGGGAACGGCCGGCCACCTGCGTGGACGTAAACGTGACCTTTTGGAAGGCGGCATTCGCGTTCCCGGTATTCTGGTCTGGCCCCAGCGTATCAGTGAACCTCGAACGCTGTCGATTCCTTGCTTCACCAGTGACTATGTGCCGACGATCGCCGATGTGCTGGGTTTTGATCTGCCCGACGACCGGCCTTACGACGGCATCAGTTTGCTGCCGTGGATTGACGGCGGTGATTCCAAGCGACCGAGTCCGCTGATGTTCGAATACGGCCAATCGGTGGCATTGATTGACCAGCGTTACAAGCTTTACCGCCCGAAAGGCAAGAACACGCGTTTCCAGTTGTTCGACTTGATCGATGACCCGGGTGAAGCTCAGGACCTTGCATCGGAGCATCCCGTGTTGGTGCGTCGTTACGCCCAGCAACTTCAAGACTGGCGCGAATCCTGTCACCAAAGCCAGGAAAAATCTGGACTTCGTTGA
- the pdeM gene encoding ligase-associated DNA damage response endonuclease PdeM — translation MDGGVATRVGGHDVILLPDRGLFHIATSTLFVADLHLGKDSTFRRHGVPVPTGSTAGTLCRVEKMIRTTDARRLVLLGDLFHSRSSLSRDSLNAARPFFQRHRALHSTLILGNHDRAVGILPADLSVKVVGPTMDASGLFCAHQPDEIPNEIDLGLCGHLHPCITVGDQNDRIRLRCFWRDGNRLVLPAVGDFTGGHRIRRRAGDQVWAVTEETVLPL, via the coding sequence ATGGATGGTGGTGTTGCGACCCGTGTTGGTGGTCACGACGTCATCCTGCTGCCCGATCGCGGGTTGTTCCACATCGCCACGTCGACGCTGTTCGTTGCCGACTTGCATCTGGGTAAAGATTCGACCTTCCGTCGGCATGGTGTGCCGGTGCCGACGGGCAGCACCGCGGGAACGTTGTGCCGGGTTGAAAAGATGATCCGCACCACCGACGCACGGCGGCTGGTTTTGTTGGGCGATCTGTTCCACAGTCGGTCGTCGCTGTCGCGCGATTCGTTGAACGCCGCCAGACCCTTTTTCCAGCGGCATCGGGCGCTGCATTCCACATTGATATTGGGAAACCATGACCGCGCGGTGGGGATCCTGCCGGCCGATCTTTCGGTGAAGGTCGTCGGTCCGACGATGGATGCATCGGGTCTATTCTGTGCTCATCAACCCGATGAGATCCCCAACGAAATCGATCTTGGGCTTTGCGGCCATTTGCATCCGTGCATCACGGTGGGTGACCAGAACGATCGGATCCGTTTGAGGTGTTTTTGGCGCGACGGAAATCGTTTGGTCTTGCCCGCGGTCGGCGACTTCACCGGAGGCCATCGCATTCGCAGACGCGCGGGCGACCAAGTCTGGGCGGTCACCGAGGAAACGGTGCTGCCCCTGTGA
- a CDS encoding methyl-accepting chemotaxis protein — translation MADLMDAPTETETISHEAVIDALRQENDMLRHDLKRVQENLLESVRANERNSRSLDQIRRDCQGLAEESSSIRDDTSDFSNAMSEMRRLAEETDRQLESMHQFVDVVSRISEQTNLLALNATIEAARAGEAGRGFSVVATEVKNLSQQSKEAVENIGESIAGALKKSSEVAETIRRMDERSEQIQQTVSAFTTQIGVTSDEIAAAESEIQKSNAGVFMSLAKMDHVIWKVNAYSSFFESRPMMDAVDHHQCRLGLWYDEGDGKKAFGHTSAFTRLPGPHAAVHDNVNELLNCLRTGHLSESVAKDCLSKMESASQRVFDCLDQMLHEALD, via the coding sequence ATGGCCGATCTAATGGACGCACCGACGGAAACGGAAACGATTTCTCACGAAGCAGTGATCGACGCCTTGCGTCAAGAAAACGACATGCTGCGTCATGATCTGAAGCGTGTCCAAGAAAACTTGTTGGAATCGGTGCGTGCCAACGAGCGGAATTCACGGTCGCTAGACCAGATTCGCCGCGATTGTCAGGGGCTGGCCGAAGAATCATCGTCGATCCGAGACGACACGTCTGACTTTTCCAACGCGATGTCCGAGATGCGTCGGCTGGCCGAGGAAACCGACCGGCAACTGGAATCGATGCATCAGTTCGTGGACGTGGTCAGCCGAATTTCGGAGCAAACGAATCTGTTGGCTCTCAACGCCACCATCGAAGCGGCACGAGCGGGCGAAGCAGGCCGCGGTTTCAGTGTCGTGGCGACAGAAGTCAAAAACCTGTCTCAACAGTCCAAGGAAGCCGTGGAAAACATCGGCGAATCGATTGCCGGAGCGCTGAAGAAGTCATCGGAAGTCGCCGAGACCATCCGCCGAATGGATGAACGCAGCGAACAAATCCAGCAAACCGTATCCGCGTTCACCACGCAAATTGGTGTCACATCCGATGAAATTGCGGCGGCTGAATCCGAGATCCAGAAATCCAACGCCGGCGTCTTCATGAGCCTGGCGAAGATGGATCACGTGATCTGGAAAGTGAACGCATATTCCAGCTTCTTCGAATCGCGACCGATGATGGACGCGGTGGATCATCACCAATGCCGACTGGGCCTTTGGTATGACGAAGGCGACGGTAAGAAGGCGTTCGGACACACCAGCGCGTTCACCCGATTGCCCGGACCACACGCCGCCGTTCATGACAACGTCAACGAACTGTTGAACTGTCTGCGAACCGGACATCTGAGCGAATCGGTCGCCAAGGACTGCTTGTCCAAGATGGAAAGCGCCAGCCAACGCGTGTTCGATTGCCTGGATCAAATGCTACACGAAGCACTCGACTGA
- a CDS encoding arylsulfatase, producing the protein MLSPHRVIGRRFSVVTAIVLFAACVPPITTAADNVETSSRSNPSPNVLLIVTDDQGYGDMGCHGNPWLKTPNLDTLATQSVRLTDYHVDPICTPTRSALMTGRYCTRVGAWDVVIGRQMLRHDETTMAQVFRDSGYRTAMFGKWHLGDTYPYAPRFRGFDDVFCHRAGGVDEIGNPPENDYFDDTYFRNGVSESTTGYCTDVWFDNLLGYLDDHQASGTGATPRRPFFVYLPLNAMHSPFRAPEEAWRPYAEMGIETERAKFYGMIANFDANLGRLMAAFEKHDMADDTIVIFMSDNGTAMGSTGTEDDDGYNAGMRGKKGSVYDGGHRVACFVRWPDGLPSDVDVNHLTCHRDWMPTLIDLCDLSPPKDVSFDGRSMAAILKDPDAAWPDRKLFVQRQSDQPVCMLQPGTKRRKPNYAVMTEQFRLVNGQLFDIESDPGQRIDVADRYPDIVEELSASYREHFEDVYGIDPTEGEGRRPTEPTDDGGVPFTRFMVGPGPYASTLMTVRDWHPTKGGVIWQQPQLADNDLWIQGFWALNVKKAGRYRVKLSRYPDQLNRSMQYDRVELTIGPRTWSQSLDRDDSAAEFSVTLPAGDSLVKTRCIDSQAGRERGAYYVRFEHLAD; encoded by the coding sequence ATGCTATCGCCGCATCGTGTCATTGGACGCCGTTTTTCGGTTGTCACAGCCATTGTCTTGTTCGCCGCGTGCGTGCCGCCGATCACCACCGCGGCGGACAACGTCGAGACGTCTTCGCGGTCAAACCCGTCACCAAACGTTCTGCTGATCGTCACCGACGATCAAGGCTACGGGGACATGGGGTGCCACGGGAATCCGTGGCTGAAAACACCCAACTTGGACACATTGGCGACCCAGAGTGTGCGGCTGACCGACTATCACGTCGATCCGATCTGTACGCCGACGCGATCGGCACTGATGACCGGCCGGTACTGCACTCGCGTCGGTGCTTGGGATGTCGTGATCGGTCGGCAAATGCTGCGGCACGATGAAACCACGATGGCCCAGGTGTTTCGGGATTCGGGCTATCGCACCGCGATGTTCGGCAAATGGCACTTGGGCGACACTTACCCCTATGCGCCGCGTTTCCGCGGATTCGATGATGTCTTTTGTCATCGTGCCGGCGGAGTGGACGAGATCGGCAACCCGCCGGAAAACGATTACTTCGACGACACGTATTTTCGCAACGGTGTCTCCGAATCCACGACGGGATACTGCACCGACGTTTGGTTCGACAACCTGCTTGGCTATCTGGACGACCACCAAGCATCCGGCACCGGTGCAACGCCCCGTCGTCCCTTCTTTGTCTACCTGCCACTCAATGCCATGCATTCCCCGTTTCGTGCTCCGGAAGAAGCTTGGCGTCCGTACGCTGAAATGGGCATTGAAACGGAACGGGCCAAATTCTATGGCATGATCGCAAACTTTGATGCCAACCTTGGTCGTCTGATGGCGGCATTTGAAAAGCACGACATGGCCGACGACACCATCGTCATTTTCATGTCGGACAACGGCACGGCAATGGGATCGACCGGCACCGAAGACGACGACGGTTACAACGCGGGAATGCGTGGTAAGAAAGGATCTGTCTATGACGGCGGTCATCGCGTTGCTTGCTTCGTCCGCTGGCCCGATGGATTGCCGTCCGACGTGGACGTGAATCATTTGACGTGCCACCGCGATTGGATGCCCACGCTGATCGATCTGTGCGACCTGTCACCGCCAAAGGACGTTTCCTTTGACGGACGAAGCATGGCAGCCATTTTGAAAGACCCCGACGCCGCTTGGCCTGACCGCAAATTGTTTGTTCAGCGACAGAGCGATCAACCGGTTTGCATGCTGCAACCGGGAACCAAACGCCGAAAGCCAAACTATGCGGTGATGACCGAACAGTTCCGCCTAGTCAACGGACAATTGTTTGATATTGAATCGGACCCTGGTCAACGCATCGACGTTGCCGATCGCTATCCCGACATTGTGGAGGAACTGTCCGCGTCGTATCGCGAACATTTCGAAGACGTTTACGGCATCGATCCGACCGAGGGCGAAGGACGCCGCCCGACCGAACCCACCGACGACGGCGGCGTTCCATTTACGAGATTCATGGTCGGCCCCGGCCCGTATGCGTCGACACTGATGACCGTACGTGACTGGCACCCGACCAAGGGCGGTGTGATTTGGCAGCAGCCTCAGTTGGCCGACAACGATCTGTGGATTCAAGGCTTCTGGGCCTTGAACGTGAAGAAGGCGGGGCGTTATCGGGTCAAGCTGTCTCGTTATCCGGACCAACTGAATCGTTCCATGCAATATGATCGAGTGGAGCTGACGATCGGTCCGCGAACTTGGTCACAATCGCTGGATCGCGACGATTCCGCAGCCGAGTTTTCAGTGACGCTTCCGGCGGGCGATTCTCTGGTCAAAACACGCTGCATTGATTCACAGGCCGGCAGGGAACGTGGTGCTTACTACGTCCGGTTCGAGCATCTGGCGGATTAG